The candidate division WOR-3 bacterium genome has a segment encoding these proteins:
- a CDS encoding exo-alpha-sialidase: MEKLRTYTFVCLVLFALGLLRVATAGWDPIQQLTSGPDNASLPTKGRSCATQGNYVHLAYAGKLSATDVVLYMRSTDQGSTWQAPVFLDSATFGNRFGLYADGAGVLHFFNCRKYTTNIYYRRSTNNGETWEPAVVLTSPYQEPAYAADDEARAYVLDVNSSGDRVQLWRTTNSGQNWEGPIVVCQGAKYDAVRVTADHQGRVHAIWRCGTTVGQVWYARSTDNGLSWSTPYQTTSYDSGATTKGVYSDRSQAIVITFSCNREDDYVVSSNGGLSWGTPRALPWPGLGIEDCWADEYNGLHALGLMSSSRVMYFRGNEAASGWGDTVELTGFPSGAVRQNPMVVIDDDHNVHAFWIGRESGTKQVYYRRGLGVGGAAEPISPQPGRGPRLLPNPARTVVFLPGHDPVQLFNHLGQKVAELHPGTNNISSLPNGLFFATSAGSGAATCLVKR; this comes from the coding sequence ATGGAGAAGCTCCGTACCTATACCTTCGTCTGCCTCGTCCTGTTCGCGCTTGGCCTGCTTAGGGTCGCAACCGCCGGCTGGGACCCAATCCAGCAGCTCACCAGTGGTCCAGACAATGCATCTCTACCGACCAAGGGCAGGAGCTGCGCTACGCAGGGCAACTACGTCCATCTTGCCTACGCTGGTAAACTCAGTGCAACCGATGTCGTACTCTACATGAGGAGCACCGACCAAGGCTCTACGTGGCAGGCTCCGGTTTTTCTCGACTCGGCCACATTCGGAAACAGGTTCGGGTTGTATGCCGACGGAGCCGGCGTTCTCCACTTTTTCAACTGCCGCAAGTACACCACCAACATTTACTACCGCCGTTCGACCAACAACGGCGAGACCTGGGAACCGGCTGTCGTGCTCACCAGCCCTTATCAGGAACCTGCGTATGCTGCTGACGATGAAGCCCGCGCCTACGTGCTCGACGTCAATTCGAGCGGTGACCGCGTCCAGCTCTGGAGAACGACGAACAGCGGTCAGAACTGGGAAGGTCCTATTGTCGTATGCCAAGGCGCTAAGTACGACGCGGTCCGTGTCACCGCTGACCACCAGGGCAGGGTGCACGCAATCTGGCGGTGCGGTACGACCGTGGGGCAGGTCTGGTATGCCCGCTCAACTGACAACGGGCTGTCATGGAGCACCCCGTACCAGACAACAAGCTACGACTCAGGAGCCACGACCAAGGGCGTCTATTCTGACCGTAGTCAGGCAATTGTTATCACATTCAGCTGCAACCGGGAAGACGACTATGTCGTTTCCTCGAACGGCGGGTTATCCTGGGGCACACCGCGGGCTCTCCCTTGGCCAGGCCTTGGAATTGAAGATTGCTGGGCCGACGAATACAATGGCCTCCATGCGCTCGGCCTCATGTCCAGCAGTCGGGTTATGTACTTTCGTGGGAACGAGGCTGCTTCCGGCTGGGGCGATACAGTTGAATTGACCGGATTCCCGTCCGGAGCGGTTCGACAAAACCCCATGGTCGTAATTGACGACGACCACAATGTTCACGCCTTTTGGATTGGCCGCGAGAGTGGAACTAAGCAGGTGTACTACCGCCGCGGTCTGGGTGTGGGGGGCGCTGCAGAGCCAATTTCACCGCAACCGGGCCGAGGCCCGCGGTTGCTGCCGAATCCGGCTCGGACTGTCGTCTTCCTGCCTGGACACGACCCAGTACAGCTTTTCAACCATCTTGGGCAGAAAGTCGCGGAACTTCACCCCGGGACCAATAACATTTCCTCATTGCCGAATGGCCTATTCTTTGCAACATCAGCAGGCTCCGGCGCCGCTACATGTCTGGTCAAGCGCTAG
- a CDS encoding T9SS type A sorting domain-containing protein, producing GWATVRYSLAKPGPVLVTVFDVAGRAVEQQAFTANRVGLAELDLRKLPAGIYLVRLDAEGLTRTQKLVVQR from the coding sequence ACGGCTGGGCGACGGTGCGGTACAGCTTGGCCAAGCCCGGGCCGGTGTTGGTGACTGTGTTCGACGTTGCTGGCCGTGCGGTCGAGCAGCAGGCATTCACTGCGAACCGGGTCGGTTTGGCAGAGCTGGACCTGCGCAAGCTTCCTGCAGGCATCTACCTTGTTCGACTCGATGCAGAAGGTCTGACGCGGACGCAGAAGCTCGTGGTGCAGAGGTAG
- a CDS encoding FlgD immunoglobulin-like domain containing protein, whose amino-acid sequence MRKHSLPNVLFLLALAVSAAQAGYAITGWLRTRDYTVQIDSVTWYVPLVPYPICHPTPDWKGPPNSQDSCMFPVIQGRPSRAIIRYGVDSIPNLRLEIMPYLEDTWYTLPVSLGQRDDALPLVQFKGTVTALEELSAGMAARHEPLVKPSIVQNRVWIDFTQTRDEELKVLLYDPAGRVVRTICQERLRPGRHMFTWDCHDDAGHRVRPGVYFVRLETGTRTARAKIIVQD is encoded by the coding sequence ATGAGGAAGCATTCGTTGCCGAACGTTTTGTTCCTACTTGCGTTAGCAGTCTCGGCCGCGCAGGCCGGATATGCAATCACTGGTTGGCTGCGGACGCGAGACTACACCGTACAGATTGACAGCGTTACCTGGTACGTTCCTCTGGTGCCCTATCCGATTTGTCACCCCACTCCCGACTGGAAAGGACCTCCAAACTCACAGGACTCATGTATGTTTCCTGTCATCCAGGGCCGCCCAAGCAGAGCGATCATCCGCTACGGCGTTGACTCGATACCCAACCTGCGGCTCGAGATAATGCCCTATCTCGAAGATACGTGGTACACACTGCCCGTGTCTTTGGGTCAGCGAGACGACGCCCTCCCGCTCGTTCAGTTCAAAGGAACGGTCACTGCCTTGGAAGAATTGTCTGCCGGCATGGCAGCGCGGCACGAACCGTTAGTCAAACCAAGCATCGTGCAGAACCGGGTCTGGATTGACTTCACTCAGACACGCGATGAAGAACTCAAAGTCCTGCTGTACGACCCTGCCGGCCGCGTCGTGCGGACCATCTGCCAAGAGCGGCTCCGGCCTGGCCGGCACATGTTCACGTGGGACTGCCACGATGACGCAGGCCACCGCGTACGCCCCGGCGTGTACTTTGTCCGCCTCGAAACCGGCACCCGGACAGCCAGAGCCAAAATCATCGTTCAGGACTGA